Genomic DNA from Pygocentrus nattereri isolate fPygNat1 chromosome 11, fPygNat1.pri, whole genome shotgun sequence:
CAAACGCAGTGTCGTCAAAGGTGTCAAATGTATGGCCTGATGAATTTAGAGTGGCCTGTGGAGATcagttagctagctaagttagcttTTCTTAGCTTAGCTGCTGACATTGCTGCAAGCTTAATAAATGAATCAGATTAAACAAGACTGGACAGTTGTGAATCACTGTGTGATTCAAAGGTTTTGCTTGAAGATAAATGTTAATACTCCTATATTCGTGCAATCTTTTGCATTCTTGGAGGTTTGCTGAAATACCTCCTGTAAAAGATGACAAATCTAAATTGTATCCATACTGACATATCTAATGTTGTCCATAACATTAACTAGCTTTAGTCTGAGTCTCTAATCTGTTTTGTTGGTAAGAGTTATTTAATCTGCTTGTTCATTCAAAATGGTCCTTTCAGGAGTTGTCAATGTGTTATTGACCTGCTAAACTATTTTTTATCTGCCACAATAACACTGAACTGATGAGTTTAATAGCCCTTAAACTTCCTTATGTGACAATTACAATGCCAACTGTGTTATGTAGAAGAGGAACGTCTGACTACCTCTCAGAAGGatcataaatgtaaaatcagctgttttttttagcagttttttatattttttcaaactttACTAGATGTATAATGTAACACTCTAGTTTGGTgtcaacatttttaatattttacattatattccCTGCTgcttaaaatataaatgaaatcaaatagTGTCTGGGCTTACTATTACTGTAACATTTATGCGGGCCACCAAGGACTCTCGAATTGCTATGAAGAAGACTCTCAGCAGTGTTCTTAGTGTTTGATTGATTtgttcactctctcctctctcctctgtgGTCTGGACAGGCTGACGTGCTCCTGCTTTCCAGCAGTGAGCCTTATGGGCTGTGCTATATCGAGACAGCAGAGTTAGATGGGTAAGGGCATGTCTGTAGGACAGATGTCCACATCCAAAGGCTTATCAATCAGCAGCAAGCAGTAGAAAACAATGTGAAGTAATGAGTTTAAGTGACATGGGTGGGTAGTCTAATAGAAGTGTTGACCAGTTGGTGGTTCATGAATTTCTAGGGGCTAAAGAAATCCCTGTTATATTTCTTCTTGTTTAAAATGGGATAATGAGCAGGAAGAATTGAATGTTCTAACAGCATCTGctttataattattatagtCTCAATAGTCCATTGCCTTAAAAAGCTTGTCTCTGGATTTTGCTTCTAACAGAGAGACAAACTTGAAGGTGCGCCAGGCTTTGACTGTAACCTCAGACCTTGGAGCAGACGTTGCTAAGCTTGCGGATTTCAATGGTAAAGCTATTTCAACAACATGAATAGTGCTCTGTCATCACAAACAAGTACTCAACATGAGTTCACATAAAACACGCCACATTGATTGGATTAATTGTTGTGCTTGTCTCCAATGTTGGCAGTTGTAACCTTGGGTTGGTCTGAAGGAGCTGCAGCAATCAGTTTCTGAGTGTCCTCTTGAGTTTGAAGAAGAATACATTTCTGCTGTGAGCTGTAAATTAGAGGCCTTAAGGTCCTAAATATGAAACAGACATTTTGATTGCAgactatgctgtttttttaaaggtCAGTTCAGAGCATTATCACTTAAAGTAGCGAGGACATGAAAACGCCGAAAAGCTGTACATATAGTTCTTTTATGTATTACTAATGCTCAGTTGTGTGTATTCACATGTGCAGTTGTAtctatgtgtgcatgtatgtgtttatgtttgatGATACAAAAAATATGAGCATCACTATACACATTGTGTAATATGGTTATACAGTTgaacataaaaatgtacaaaagtctGTACACCCTTCAACTTGTAAAGTCTCAGACCTTAATTAACTTGTTAGGCcttaactgtttttgttttggaaatTGGCATTAGGAATTGTCAGCTCATGGCTATAATGAGTTGTATAATTTTATagcttattacatttttttttgcttatttaaaaatattaatctgGCTTGAATTCTTAGCAGAGCACAAAATGTCTTAtcatttatctatttatctacctatcatttaataatttattgttGCTCTCAAAAACCTGAAATAATATCAGTCTTACAACTATCTTTAGTATgacaaatgattccaaacttttaaatgataGAGTAGGTGTTTCTTGACAGAAACCACACATATGTAGGATggggaaaacacatttaataaaaaaatggtgTTTTAACTTCAAACCTTTTTGTTTCCTTCCATGCTGTTGTATCTTCAGGAGAAGTTGTATGTGAGCCTCCCAATAATAAGCTGGACAAATTCATTGGGACTCTGTACTGGAAGGACAATAAGTATTCTCTGGACAACGAGAAAATGCTGCTGAGAGGCTGTATGCTCAGAAACACTGAGTGGTGCTTTGGCATGGTCATCTTTGCTGGTACATTTCCTTTTTGTCATCCTTTAAGTAACCGTAAGCAAAATGGCTTTATTGAAGTTGATTGCTTGGCTACCCTTCTACTGAGCTGAGCGAAAAATGTTTCACAGTTATGTTGTCCTTCAGccatatgtttaatatttaatggcTATAAATGGATGTTACTCTCTGTGCCTTTATTTGTCCCCGAACCGGCTTAGCTGCAGATGCattgtgcacattttaaattgCATGCTGTTGTTTGTATGTTTCAACCCGGCCTTTGTTATTATAAGGGCTCCAAACCAAGCTGATGCAGAACTGTGGGAGGACAAAATTCAAAAGGACCAGCATTGACAGGCTGATGAACACTTTGGTACTGTGGGTGAGTATgtcttctctttcacttttcatGCTGGGTTTTGTCTTCATGTCTGCATGTGAATTACTCATACTGTTAAGCATGAGGTCATGTTATGTCTGCGAGAGAAACTAAAAGCTGCTGCTGAAAAGAAACAATAAACAAGTATTTTACAGGAAGGGTTATTGCTGGTTTCTGAGGGAGGATGCAAGCTGAGACATGTTCTTATACGAAAATGTAAGAACAGTAAAGAAAGTGTAATTGTAGATACTTTGTTTTCTAGATTTTTGGATTTCTCATCTGCATGGGGATCATCCTGGCTATTGGGAACACTATCTGGGAACAGAGAGTGGGCAGAAACTTCTGGGCGTACTTGCTATGGGACGAACTCCTAAGCAGTGCTGTGTTTTCTGGATTCCTCACTTTCTGGTCTTACAtcatcattctcaacactgttGTTCCCATCTCTCTTTATGTGAGGTGAGATTTGCTCATAGTGTACAGCACAGCAGTTCTGACACTTTGTAAACCATTATGTGATCATAGTTAAAGGCAGCTTGCTTTAGATCAGGAATGCACAACTCCAGTATTGGAGGGCTGGTGTTTAGCtcagtttggaggtttccctaCTCACACACCCATTAAACCTGCCAATTAACAGATGAGTATAATCAGGTGTGGCTGAGCGGTagatcaccaaactgtgctggacaccagccctccaggaccggagtttGCACCCCTGCTTTAGATCATCACAGTTAACCCTTAGAAATTGCAGTTGCTATAGCTGCTGATGACAAAAACGCAATAGGTGCAACAGGCTGTTGCAACCCtttcttagatatttacaaggggGAGAGGCCTAAAGGTAAGgcaaaatgtctgtttaaaataataaaatattttgacaaATATGACAAGTggcaaataacaaaaacaatacaaatatttGCCACTCTTGTATAGTACATATTCTGTGTAAATCTTCAGGTttttattacaatattatttCTCTCACAATGGACTATTCTCTAGTCTGTTAACTTTTCAAGATGATCTACAGCATCTGCTACACCCAAATcacagttgttgttgttgttgttgttataagCTTCTTAAAAGAAagattaatttacttaataataCAAAACTTCTGGACGCTGCCCTCATCAGATTCCTCCAGGaatattcagaaaaaagcttTAATTGTTAGTCTTTTCTGAGGGACTCGCTGTAAAACTACGACATGTAAGTGAAAGAATATGTTACCACAATGCTGGTTAAAAGCTTTAATTATCCATGTTTAAACTTGAGCTTAACATTAATGTCATACATTGTGATTACACACCACAAGCTGGCCCCTACATACAAATGCCCACTAAAGCAAGCAGATCTCACTTTGATATCACTTCTATCAGAATAGTAGATATTTGTTATGATTTGACTTTGATAATGTTAGTGATGtgcctttaaaagctacatTGCAAAAAGTCATCACATTAAATAGTTACAAATACGGTTCCTGATTCCTGAGacattttttatattacatataaagaGGGCACTtacaggttcactggtggttttggatagttaataaaataGCTGTATTTATATTATAGACatgatgacccctggttcctattacacatcactgcaaagaaatcagagtcggtttctctacagtgaaccatttcacttcaaaccactctgaataactttattcacatttcaaccattgaattatgcagatttttttaaacattcacatttaacatcagaataaacaaggaaaaagtttaaaatgcagCCTCCAATCTTTGCATACAGACTGTAAatccattacattacattacataattcactgtgtaagtaaatgtaattacataattaactgTTGACCCCTATGGATGGAAAGAAAATCTATCATTTTAACTGCTAACCTGATCTGTTGTTCTGTGTAGTGTTGAGGTCCTACGTCTAGGCCACAGCTACTTCATAAACTGGGATCGGAAAATGTACTACAGTCGTAAGGACACTCCAGCTGAAGCTCGAACCACCACCCTGAATGAGGAGCTGGGCCAAGTTGAGTTCATTTTCTCAGACAAAACAGGCACACTCACCCAGAACATTATGGTCTTCAGTAAATGCTCCATCAATGGAAATACTTATGGTGAGAATATGCTCCCCATAATTTTCATAGATTCACAAGCATAATATAACACCTTTTTTACAATGATGTTGTTGCTGCTTTATTGCACTAACTGGTTTTTCATTTGTGTGTAGGTGATGTTTACGATGAGTTTGGACACAAAGTGGATATTACAGAGGTAGTATTCAAATGGGCCATAATGTCTGCAAGAATTGCCTGAAACATTTTTAGAACTAGGGAACTGATGAAGGGTTACTGAGTCAcacctctctcttactctcactgCCCAGAAAACACCATGTGTGGATTTCTCCTTCAACCCACTGATGGACAGGAAGTTTCGTTTCCATGACAGCAGCCTCGTGGAGGCTATTAAGTTGGAGGAGCCTTTGGTGCAGGAATTTTTCAGACTGCTTGCTCTGTGTCACACAGTCATGCCTGAAGAGAGGAGCGAAGGTACACATTAAAGGCAAcagtgttgtttttcttttcatttagtgTTAATCGGTTCCTGTGCTGTTCAGAGGTTTTCATGAGGCATCAGATCTATCTTTGGAATCACTGTTAGAACAGGACAAAGTTGGCCTGTTCGATCTCCTGAACTCTTTTTGAAACCTGTCCCACTGCAATCTGTCCCAGGGGAGCTGGTATATCAGGCTCAATCTCCAGATGAAGGAGCTTTAGTCACGGCAGCTCGCAACTTTGGATTCGTATTTCGAGCCAGAACACCAGAGACCATTACTCTGTATGAGATGGGCCAGCCTGTCACCTACCAGCTCCTGGCCATACTGGATTTTAACAATGTCCGCAAGAGAATGAGTGTTATTGGTGAGCCATGTTTAATTTATCCAAATACACAGTAGCATTTTCATTAATTagatgtattttaatatttctatGCAAGTTTAACAGGCAAGGCTTAACATACTGTCATTGTCATATCATAACCTTATACACCACGAGTGTtcaatcttatctgcaaagggccagtgtTGCTACAgtgtttcattccaaacaagcagaAGTACACCTGATTCTACTTCTTTGATCAATTGGTCAGTCTTCAAGTGACTGGTCATGTGAGTTCCTGCTgagttggaatgaaaacctgcagccacccTGGCCCTTTGCAAATAATATTGGACGCCTGTGTTGTACACCACTTTAAAAATCTGCCATTAACATCGTATTTACACTTCATGAGCAACAGGCCGattgaaatggtccaaaattacatttaaaaagtacattacAGTATTGTATTAAATTTAAGTTTTTAAATACAATTAGAATATTGTGGTCATTTGTCTTTTGTGCAGTGAGAAATCCAAAGGGGCAGCTGAAACTTTACTCTAAAGGAGCAGACACAATAATCTTTGACAGGCTAGAGCCCGCCAATGAAGAGCTTATGTACACTACCTCAGAACATCTAAACGTGAGTTCATCCTAATGCCTTCTTCTGTTTCAGCCTGCTGAACACTGTGTAGCGGATTAACTTATTGTTATCTTATTGATTTTTCTTGAAGATAGTTTGTAAGTGTCTGTTCTTGTCTAAAATCAGCAACTTTCTGTACATTTACACTGGGCTTCTCATGAAACAGCTTAtgctaaaaataaatttaagaCCTGGCTAAGCACAGTGGTGTCTGTATTCACTCACTGTGTCAATCAGTGTCTCTTATTTATTCCACGCTGTGGTTTCTCACAGAGCAATCAGACTCCATTCACTTTACTGGAGAATATTTTTGATGTTGCAGAAGCAAAAGATGGACATGAACTGTGCTCTAATGAGCCGATAAAAAACAAGACACAGAACAAGCTAATTGCTGACACCCTTGTGATaactttttcagcttttatttattttccctatttgaaaatgccagctgtcatttgttttgtttgaatatTTTATGATAGTTGAACATGAACCAATTTTGAAAAGCAAAAAGGTTTCGTTTTTTGCTTTAAGATTATTTTTAGAGCTGAATGATCATATTGGAATTGTTTTGGTATTGGCAGATAAGTATTGATAGTATTACATAAGTATAAGTATTACACCAGAAGGGCAGAATGTTTAGTTGATGCTGGGCTACTGTACAGAAATATCTGCATTTcgttcattttactgtatttttaaccCTCTTCAAATTGatgttttatttcactttaatgctaatccaggtagatgtACTACCGATTTCTGTGCCTAAAAAATTTATTGCCATCTGGAGATATGCACATGAAAATGCAGAAAGAATGTGTTTCTCCTTGAAAAGGCAGCCAGGACACAAAAACCATAGCATCTAATATTTAACAGGAGATAATTAATTTGTAAGTTTCATTTGGAATGTTTCAATCCTTTTATTCAATGTGTGCTTGCTGTAGGAGTTTGCTGGTGAGGGTCTGAGGACGTTGGCACTGGCCTATAAAGATCTGGATGAGGACATGTTTGATGAGTGGATGAAGAAACTGCTGTTTGCCAGTGCAGCACTGGAGAACAGAGAGGAAAGACTGGGAGCTCTGTATGAGGAGGTGGAGCAGGGCCTGATGGTGAGAGCAGATGCATGGGCAGcgtgagtgggtgggtgtgtgggtgggtgtgcaGTATGTGGATCTgcatagtgtatgtgtgtgtgtgtgtgtgcatgttgaaCATAATTTAAGTGCAGATGAATGTGTAGTAGACTATATATACATTACTTGGATGTGTTGGCAGTATGAGTGTGTTGGAACAGTGGAATATGTTTcttgtctcttttctctctgaagCTTCTTGGAGCCACAGCCATAGAGGACAAACTACAAGAAGGAGTACCAGAAACTATTAGCTGTTTGACCCTGGCCAATATCAAAATTTGGGTCCTCACTGGAGACAAACTAGGTGAGAAGTGGTGATGGATGGTATGCAATAGTGCCTGACTACCAAATTGTTTAGCTGGTAAAATCGGACAGTATTAAGTGTCGATGTGGTTTGTATTACTGCATTGTAAAGAAGAATGAACAGTAAATGAACAGTGAATTTCTAATAGGAGTAAATTTGATCATTGGAGTGAATTTCTAATCTAAGAGTAAAATTCAGTATTTCTTTGTGTATATAGAATGAAGGTATAACTGTAGATCCCAATGTGACTTTGTACACTTTTGTACACTTTTATTGCTTAAGGTAGCATAGCTGTTTCCCCATAGCTGTGTCTTCTATGTTTGCAGAGACAGCAATGAACATTGGTTACTCCTGCAACATGCTGAGAGATGATATGAACGAGGTGTTCATTATCTCAAGTCACACCATGCTGGAAGTTCAGCAAGAGCTCAAGTAACAGCTTACACTCAGTTAATTATTAAGAATGTTAATAATCAGGCTTCACATGCAATGCACATGGTCTGCTGATTGAATGGTCTTCATATTACTGGATTTAAAACAATCCCTTCAATGCTGTATCAAGTATCAGGTTTAACTTAGTTTCTTGGCTACAGGTGAACACTTATACCTGACTACCACAGCACACAGCATGATTTGGATATCTTAACTGAGTTGTGTCGTTTACCAGCAAATTCAAAGAAACATAATTtacaaacaatacattttcttGCCTGTAAAACCAAGCATTTCTAATAAAAGGTtattcatgtttacatttatagtGTCTCTGCTACTCAGGTAAAAACTGTTTAAACTGTATATTTAGCTAAACGTGTATTCATTTAATCAGCAATTTGCCATATATTCTGTATTTTATCTAGTTtttctgaatgtgtttattttgtgtttcatttagAATGTGTTTAAAACCTTTGCTATTGTTTCATGCTCAGAAATGCCAAAGAGAGGATCATGGGTCccagcagagagagatttagcaGTAGCCAGGATGTTGGAAAAACGGATATGTATGCCAGTGACTCTGTGTTTGAGGAAACCATCATTGCAGAATGTGCTTTGATCATCAATGGACATAGTTTGGTAAGGAGCCCTATGCTGTTTGGTGTGACTACTGCTGGGTGGTGTACTGCAGCTAGACCAAGAAAAAGATGTCCATTTTTTTCATGCACATGTCTGCTGCTGATGGTACTGATGttgatatataaacatttataaaatgtagaaattgggaaTACATCAACCTGCATTAgcaatacagagaaacagaacacTTGTTTCTGTAGGGCTAAAAATGCAGTAAACTTTGtaaaatgtacaaccccaattccaatgaagtcgggacgttgtgtaaaacataaatagaaacagaatacgattatttgcaaatccttttcaaacttTATTGAATTGAAAATGATTCCGATGTCTGTTTGCATTCCCAGAATAGATTTCATTTGAAATTCAAAGACAAagattttaaaattgaaaagaaaatgtactCTTCAGGCTCACAgatgctccatattaaaagagtatGGGTGCTGAACtgggggatggagggtgtccggtttggtgacctcaaggtcacatcgctgctgtttgcagatgatgtggtcctattggggacatcaggccgtgaacttcagctttcgctggatcggtttacaaccgagtgtgaagcggccaggatggggatcagtacctccaaatccgaggccatagTTCTCAGGCgagaaagggtggagagccctctctgggtcggggatgagctcttgcctcaagtggaggagtttaattatctcggggtcttgttcacgagtgatggtacaagggagcgggagattgacaggcggattggtgctgggtcagcagtgatgcaggctctttaacggtctgttgtggtaaagaaagagctgagccataaggcaaggctctcgatttactggtcgatctacgttcccaccctcacctatggtcatgagctttggttaatgaccgaaagaacgagatcgcgaatacaagcggccgaaatgagtttcctccgcagggtgtctggactctcccttagagatagggtgagaagttcggtcatccgggagggactcggagtagagccgctgcttctccacgtcgagaggagccagttgaggtggttcgggcatcttgttaggatgcctcctggacgcctcccttgggaggtgtcacaggcaagtccaccggggaggagaccccggggaagacccaggacacgctggcgtgactatatcgcccagcttgCCTGGGAacacctcggaatcccccccagggagcaaGTGGAAGTGGctagggaaagggaggtctgggcctcattgcttaggatgctgcccccgcgacccgaaccccggagaagcggaagatgatggatggatggatggatggtgtaCCTTTTCTGAATGATCAGAGTGAAATTGAATGGATTCCttacagaaaaaagaagcaCACTGGAATAGTTTGTGTACAGCTAACTAAAGGCTAGTTCAGGAGCTGATGGATAATGTGTCTAGTCCtataacattttgtttgtttagcctTTCTATGACCTCATATCAAATCTTTATATGAGTAAAACCTATATTGCATTAAAATTGCAAACATTTCATCTCTTTGTTGTCTATGTGGCTACATGTTTAAGCACTATACTTGCTTTGTGGTAAGCTAGCTATTTACTGATAACATGGCATTTAGGATCCATCTGATCTCCCACCTGCAGGCCCATGCGCTGGAGGCTGACCTTGAGCAGATTCTGTTGGATGTGGCATGCCTGTGTAAGACTGTAATCTGCTGTAGGGTCACTCCTCTGCAGAAGGCTCAGGTGGTAGAGCTGGTCAAGAGACACAAAAGAGCTGTGACCCTGGCCATTGGGGATGGAGCCAATGACGTCAGTATGATCAAGAGTAAGATTTTACTGATTATGCACATTGACATTAGACATTAATACTGTAAGAGTATAGCCACATTTCAGAATGGTTattagttacatttttaaaattcattgttgctatatattcatgttttttggcAATAGCTGAAGTCATGATATGAAATGAGAGGGAAATTGAAGTCCATGACAAACTGTCCACACACAGCTTCTGTTAATAATTCTTATACTGAAATCACAATTTGAGAGAGTGAAAGGGCTGCAGTTTCAATTATATCCTACATTGTTCCATGTTGTCTTAAGTTTTAATGAGGCAAATTTAACCTAGTAGGTGCTTGTGAACTTGTAGTCTGGCACACTGTTCAGTGTTTAATCCTAAACCCAAAATAAATGGTTGAGCCTGGCAAAAAAGGCATGGAGCTTAATTCATAGAGAATAATCATATAACTGCAATTGCATTGTTGAACAGAAAAATCTCAGTTTTTTTCCAAGCCTATGCTGGACAAGACAGTGTTCTGAAATATCAGTGTATTCAGAAGtcagattttcattaaaaatgacctATATCTACTGTGACTTTTTGTGTGTTGAACTTCTGCTTAATCCAGCAGCTCACATTGGTGTGGGCATCAGTGGGCAAGAGGGCATGCAAGCTGTGTTGGCCTCAGACTACTCCTTTGCACAGTTCCGCTACCTCCAGCGCCTCTTATTGGTCCATGGCCGTTGGTCCTATCACCGCATGTGCAACTTCCTCTGCTACTTCTTCTACAAGAACTTTGCCTTTACGCTGGTGCACTTCTGGTTTGGCTTTCTGTGTGGTTTCTCTGCTCAGGTAAGCTCCAAATACCATGAACAACAATCTTTACAACAGAATCACAATTTGCAAACAATCAGACAACCATCAGAACCTTGTAACTCCCATTTTTTGTTCATGAATAGGCCGATagaaattttccaaaattattCCGAAATAATAATTTGTCTAAAAATAAAAGCTCTGTTCATTAACAACATACATTATAGTTAAGCATAATACATTTCTTATTTTGCTTATTGGGCCTAATCATTTTTACTCTGTTTCTTATCTAAGACCGTGTATGACCAGTGGTTCATCACTCTATTCAACATAGTCTACACCTCACTGCCTGTTCTTGCTATGGGTGTGTTTGACCAGGTGAGAAAGCAAAGCTCCCGAATGTGAAAGCCATcaggaaaaatgaataattctcAAAACATCTCCATTGTTTCCAACAGGACGTGAATGAGCAGTACAGTCTGCGCTACCCAAACCTGTACAGACCTGGGCAGCTTAACCTTTTATTTAACAAACGTAAGTTCTTCACCTGTACACTGCAGGGAGTCTGCACCTCATTTATCCTCTTCTTTATCCCATATGGGGCCTTCCTCTGTGCTGTGAGAGATGACGGATCCCACATCTCCGATCAGCAGTCCTTCGCTGTTACTATAGCAACCTCACTGGTCATCGTAGTTAGTGTCCAGgtaactgtttattttcaatgaccctttttcatttataaaagtaATCTGTGGAGAAGcattatatcgctgctgtcagaacacaacctcatatctccaaaatggtaactttacaggagaagtgaaaacacacctaacctaatgtacttttt
This window encodes:
- the atp8b4 gene encoding probable phospholipid-transporting ATPase IM isoform X2; protein product: MVCFRFLVKCWMWFDVMEIRKKNICIEEERHVKANDRDYNERFTYADNHIKTAKYTFYTFLPINLFEQFQRFANAYFLVLLILQLIPEISSLSWFTTIVPLVLVLTITAVKDATDDYFRHKSDQQVNTRQSQVLIKGKIQKEKWMNVRVGDIIKLENNQFVAADVLLLSSSEPYGLCYIETAELDGETNLKVRQALTVTSDLGADVAKLADFNGEVVCEPPNNKLDKFIGTLYWKDNKYSLDNEKMLLRGCMLRNTEWCFGMVIFAGLQTKLMQNCGRTKFKRTSIDRLMNTLVLWIFGFLICMGIILAIGNTIWEQRVGRNFWAYLLWDELLSSAVFSGFLTFWSYIIILNTVVPISLYVSVEVLRLGHSYFINWDRKMYYSRKDTPAEARTTTLNEELGQVEFIFSDKTGTLTQNIMVFSKCSINGNTYGDVYDEFGHKVDITEKTPCVDFSFNPLMDRKFRFHDSSLVEAIKLEEPLVQEFFRLLALCHTVMPEERSEGELVYQAQSPDEGALVTAARNFGFVFRARTPETITLYEMGQPVTYQLLAILDFNNVRKRMSVIVRNPKGQLKLYSKGADTIIFDRLEPANEELMYTTSEHLNEFAGEGLRTLALAYKDLDEDMFDEWMKKLLFASAALENREERLGALYEEVEQGLMLLGATAIEDKLQEGVPETISCLTLANIKIWVLTGDKLETAMNIGYSCNMLRDDMNEVFIISSHTMLEVQQELKNAKERIMGPSRERFSSSQDVGKTDMYASDSVFEETIIAECALIINGHSLAHALEADLEQILLDVACLCKTVICCRVTPLQKAQVVELVKRHKRAVTLAIGDGANDVSMIKTAHIGVGISGQEGMQAVLASDYSFAQFRYLQRLLLVHGRWSYHRMCNFLCYFFYKNFAFTLVHFWFGFLCGFSAQTVYDQWFITLFNIVYTSLPVLAMGVFDQDVNEQYSLRYPNLYRPGQLNLLFNKRKFFTCTLQGVCTSFILFFIPYGAFLCAVRDDGSHISDQQSFAVTIATSLVIVVSVQIGLDTNYWTAVNHFFIWGSLAVYFAILFAMNSDGIFRIFPSQFPFVGTARNALNQKSVWLVILLTTVVCIMPVVAMRFLKTDLHPTQTDKVRLLQQATRRQGPQEQNLRRVRRTSSRRSAYAFAHQQGYGELITSGKNMKVHTSSTSAVPSSSPGRTHSSGNWIENMLKKRGAVEAEETMDSGVTEHIRADERSEDSLETLYTH